The DNA segment CGATGAGCTGCGTTCTAGCATTTATATGTAGTGGCCTAACACTTTTATCCaaggcgacttacaataagtacatttgtcagaagaagagaaacaacaatatatctctgtcggtacagtatggATGATCATAGAACAAAGTGCCAAGCAATAGCaaccgctaggttaacccattgcTGCCAAGATCCAttactacacaatgctaagtactatttttaaatgGCAGGAGGCAAACCATACAATGAGTAAGAGGGGTGGGGGCAGAGCTTATCTCTGCTTACTCCCAGGCTTTCCTTCCTGACATCTCTGAAATGCTGATGGGTGAGTAGACTGCCTACAAATGTCTGTTTAGAGAAAATGTGTGCACAGGATTTGAGAAAACGAGGAAGTGTGCATTGTTAAAAATACTCACTGCATCATGACCACGATGTTGTGGACTCTTATGGACGGCAAGGTGCAGTAATCACTGTGAACATAAAACCATGGTTTATGTTATCACATTCACTGGTTCTAGAGGCACCATGAAAATGACCTCGGTTACATATTTCCTTCGTCCCTGTTATGCATTTCTACCACAAACTACGTGTGGACATCACTACGAGCATTGGCAATCCTGCCACTTCCTGCCGGCCAAATCTTTCACGTAACTTCTTGGGTCAATACTTACAACATGTAGCTCATTTCATCGGCGATGGTGGTGGGAACGGTGTAGTCGATCTGGAAGGTTTTACAAAGTAAATGGACTGTATTTATACAGctcttttctaaccagtggccgctcaaagcgctttacgatATTGACTAACATTCACCCgtccatgcacacattcacacaccgacggaggTGTCAACCAAGTAgggagacagccagctcgtccgaagcagtcagggtgaggcgtctcgctcagggacaccgcaacactctgctaggaggagccggggatcgaaccagcaaccttccggttaccagccgacacgctctgcctcctgagcctcaTGCCTCcttgagccacatgccgcctgAGAGAAACACTTCAGTACGGGTTCATGTTGGAAAGAAGCAATGAGGCATCCAGACTTTGCAGAGCGTGACTGAGTGTCCCTGACATTTCGCTGGTTTTATCTTGGGAAACTGTTGGGTCATGGGCTGATGGCCCAGGGCTGACACTGCCTCCAACAACAGACGCACTCTTTAGCTCGAAATAAGACAGTGGCTGCTGGAATATGGGGAGAATGTTTAggattatttgttttaaaaggCGGATTAATGGCAGTAGTCATAGGAGTAACTACTGAGGTGTCACACTGGGACAAAGGGAGTCGGACGAAGAGGCAGCGAGCTAGCAGTACCACAGGTCTCTGTAGGTATTTAGCATGTGTAAGTCAGCGCAGATTGCCTCGGCAACCATTGTTCCCAAAGCAAGCCTTGTTCAAACACAATGATTATCTTAGTTCAGCCGGAGGGCAAACACTGTAAAGGCCCAGTGTTTACCACCACATTTCTCACGAGCCGTTTCAAAATCGATGTTAATGTAAtgacatcacaagggggagTGTCCTCCCAGATGAATGACAGACGGACGGGCCTACCACTAGGTAAATTCCCCAAATGAGGTTGACGGTCGATCTTTCCATCTTACATCTGCTTTTTTGGATCAACACCACACTGTAAACTTTTGCCCTTTAAGAAccactgcggtgtgtgtgtgtgtgcttgtgcgtgtgtgtgtgagataccTGTTGCTTGCCCAGCGGTGCGATCATGGTACTGTTGTTGATCCTGGCCTTGCCGATCACCGTCTTGGAGAACTGGACCTGGGCCGTGATGTTGGTCAGGGAGATGGCGTagtagttgttgttggtgatgTTCAGAGTGTTCTGGAAGGGGAGGATGGAttgaattgaaaatgtttttatttccaacaagtaaaaaataaggaaaaaaaaacaaaagaataaacaataaaataaaatgatgaaacaAGTGGACAGTTACAATAAAGTAATATTTACACACAATGAAAACCACAAATGAAAATAAACTGTTAAGAACTGAGTAACAAAGAGTTCCGGTTTCCGAAGACCCTTCAGTGAAGGAaggtgacttacaataagtacattaagGTACACcatagggctgggtaaaaaataATAGATTTAATCGATATTTGGATCGATTTCATTTAAACTTTGCAATATCGATTCATAGGGCATGACATcaattttgctttttttttgttaccattattattatttttgcactttaataaacaatggcttaatgcaatttgcagtgatggaatgttTGAGTTCAAGTAGAATTTTGcttgcaattcctttctaatttcaaaattgcacttttgagacttgagacagtttagtttacagctcaagtttaaactgtccaatttacaagtttgcacttcaaaccttttgtttaagatgaagagaaaatataaagtacatttgtattttgtaacacagttgagccatcttcattatttaagagcagattgaatctaatctaatcgtgattaatcgattcagaactttatgaatcgaaatcgaatcgatttaggaaatttaactctgaacaagtgattTTGAGTCTTAAGTATCTCATTTATTGATGACTTTAATcccaaaaataacaaatatacaATAATCTGAATAAGGAGAACGTTTCTAAAAGATGAAAATCGATTTATTATAAACGCACCAGATGAAGTTGGACGGCTTACCGTGATGTTGAGGAAGACGATCCTCTGGTCCGAGTCGTAGGAGACGAACGCCGACTTGACGCCCACGTAGGAGACGTCGATGGTGCGGGGGAACAGGAAGAAGACGGCCAGGCTGGACAGCAGCAGACAGATGGACACCGAGATGGTGACGTACAGCTTTCTGTGGGGCCGACCGGCGCACGTTGAGGTTATGTACGCCATGGATAGTCAACAGTACTGTCACGACCCCACTGGTATATTCAAAATGGCTCTCTGTCTAGGCAGGAGTCGCGGCATTAAACCACAGCTGGCAGACGACTAGCTTCCGGCCACGTGAGTAGTGAAAAATTATGCATCTTAAAATGAAGGCATTAACATTGGCTTCCGGTCATCCAAGTTTGGGAACCCCTGCTTTAGCATATCCCTCTTACTTACCATCTTGTTAAGGGATAGCCCAAGCGTTGGGGTAAACGGTGGCCTGTCCCGTTTGGTTATTGTTTTACACATAACATAGACCAACACTTGACAAACATCCACGACAAAGGGGCGGTCACGTTCCTTAATCCAGGTACTTTCCTTGTATGAGGGTGAATAGGCTTTAAATAGTCTTGGTTTCTGAGTGTAACCAAGCCTGTCGACCATGCTGTCTATTCAGACACCATCTTGCTTCTGTCCACCATCTTGGATCCGTTAGTTGACCCTTATATGGCACTTGTTAAGTGTAACTTATAACTTGTAACGACTCAACCTCTGTTCTTGTGTCACTCAGTTACTAACAAGCTATCCTTACATTATATAACATAATAGTTGAGACCTTGCCGCCCACCACAAGAACCTGAACCTTCTAGTACATCTGGTTTGTTTAGCAGAGGCCTTTAGCCATGCAGTGTTCTCAGAGACATGACCCCGAAGAGCAGGTGGGGTCAGGTATCTCTGCCTGAGGAGACTTACAGGTGAGGTGGGAGACTTGGGGTGGGAGTCCTCATCGCTCACCACTACGCTAACAACATATTCTTATCGGAGAAAGTCTCTGGCACTTTGCTTTAGAGTTCCTTCCTCATCGATCGCAGAGCTCCAGTTCTGAAATGAGTTTTAATACTCACGTTCTGCTTGGTCTGAGTCGCTGGTCGCTGTATGGAATCAGAGCCACAAGCTGGTTTTCCtgtcctgaaaacgaggccaacaTCGCGCAATAACATGTTAGTATTACAAAACAGGGTACTTCGCATCGCTGAGGAGGTTTTAGGACCAGACTGAGGAAAGGCTGGTACTAGAAGCAGCGATTACTGATGCAATTGTGGTTTGAATTTTAAAATGGTCAAAAATCCTCTTGTGGACGACGAGATGAACACTCACCCCGCGGTATTCTGCCGGTGCCCTGGCACGTGGGGCAGGTGACGCTGTCCCGCCCGGTGAACTCGACGTAGGGGAACTGAGACACGTCTCCGTGCTTCCCGTCCTCCTCGCCGTGCGTGTCTGTGGACTCGGCGTTGGTCGTGAGCGCGTCCTGGCCGTCGTCGCCGGGCTTGGCCGTACGGGAGCGGGACGAGCCCatggtgtgtccgtgtgtctgtgtgggggcaGAGGGAGCGCGGTGGCTTTAGGACGCACGCCACTCCGCTCGCTGGATCACATGCGTGACCGAGGACGGAATGTGGGATTGGTTCTGGCCGACTGACAGAAAGCCTCTCCTGTTTTCAACAAGTATGTTTCAAAGTGCCAGAAAAATGccaaaaagaatatatataccGTCCATGATTCGTCATTTAAGATGCAAGAAATAATAGTAAGCAATAGGGATATGCTAAAGCAGGGGTTCCCAAACTTGGATGACCGTTAGCCAATGTGAATGCCTTCATTTTAAGATGCATCATTATTCAAGAAGGAtgtagatgttttttttgagtctcaataatttaataatacaaaaaactaCAATTTATAAGAGACACAGAAAATAGTCACCTGAGCATTAAATCAACACAAAGTAGTTTACAGTGCTTAATTTGCAGTTGTTTAGATGCATATTATGAACTAGGTGACAACTAATAATATAAATTGAATATACCAATATTTAACAATTTTTTTCCCATTTTCTCCACTACAAATAAAGATATGGAGTCTATTGGTTGGAGGATATAACTTAACTCGTATAGCCTAACTTATAAAACATGAAAtatttattatcattttttGTATCATCCTTTTCTGGGAAATAATTCTAGGCCCGGTACCAATGGGTCCCCGGActggggggggaccaggggtTGAGGACCCCTGCCCTAAAGGGTTccacccagtgtgtgtgtgtgtattgttcaAACCCCCGGTGCGTCTGTGCCCCAGCCGCCATGGCTGTGCGTAACACGAGTACACAATGTACTAACAGGACCTGTTATTCCGCACGGTGGGCACATTGTTACATTCAATTCACAGTCTACATCTACGAAGCCTGATATTTGCATTATGCACAATGTCATCATTGGCAGCGTTTAAATTAAAAGCTTATTTTATGCCATGGCCCTTGCGGAGTCACCTGGCTCTATGGTCTATAACGTAACGTTAAGCCGATGGGGACACGCTTCGAGCTCCGTACGCGGGGTTCAATGTCTAGATTTAGCAAAACGACCTTCAAGTCTGGTTTTTATAGTCTAAAATAGCATGTGGTGTGCGTATCTTACCGTTTATCCGCTCTTTTGTCTATTGGGTATTTGCATTCGATCACAGCGCTGTTTGTTGTGGTGGACGAATAGCAGCCCCGCGAAGCAcccgcctcccctcctctcctgatTCGACGAGCGAGTTAAGCGGGGGACGCTGATTGGTGCAGACGATAACTGCATCGGCTCTCCTTTTAtaaaatgtgttgtgtgttgttggttTGCTTTAAAATAAACGCCTTCCAAATACTTCGGCTTGGACTTGTCTTTCAGTAGGGTTAAATATGACTGATGAGATCCTTGTTGTTCACATCGTCAAGTCCATATAAAGTAACATAGGTTatgataaaatataataatgataaaatataattataatataggAGTGTTGAAGTCAGAAAtatactacccccccccccccccccctcatttgtAATACTCTTCATTCTGGTCTGCATGTCTTTCATGTAATATGTtgtgggcaaaatgattcttttccggcaACTagttatttcagttcagttcactataacgattcgtttatttgattcgttcgttttgattcgttcgttacgtcagattacatcttaaaaaaaaataaaaataaaacaacttttttttataattggtcatcaagaccgcagtccgccgtttggagatgcctgctatttAGTATGttgaacgtcccaccaatatttataccacttgcttactctctatatttcattcatggttttacatttataattttattttactttacatttaattcttcattgttcaggcattacagaacttgcatggtcataaataaaaaatacgaactgcagtttaatttctttgtttgttcttaaattgacgtagaatggagcaaagactccttggattgggaaatgcgtttatccaataaacagatggaggtcaagtctattttcgaaaaaatgtagggggatatatgagtcgaatggtatgacccaagatacgtcagagagagaaagcgcgcatattcgacggtaccgccttgtcattggtttacccaggtgccattccaacaccattgctacctctcattggctgaatctttgaggaagttgtagactcaatcaatataagtcgcggggagacagagctctgttcgtttgtatattttatttacgtgaccatatgtttggttgatgttaaaaaaaaagaatcaaagaaccagttcttcttgttttggggaaccagttcttgtcgttcacgttcgggattcgttcgttgtaacgaatcagtcgcgaccgacacatcccacTATGTTCATCGGAGGTTGATTTAATCCTGCAGTTTATCCACTGGCCAGAAGATGGTAGTGTTATTCCGTGGGTTTGTGCCTCAGAGCCGAGACTGTTAAAGACAGCACACACAAAATGTTGTAGCAAATTGTTACATTAGTTTACCTGATTTGTTTCTAACAGAGACGATTCTAGACCCTCTGACACAAACCAATCCAAACAATGTTCAAATTGGCTAAAAACAAAGGTGTGCTCTCCGGACCATGAGAGTATAGGCCCCGGTGAACCAGTAATGGAGCAGAGTTCAgaaaactgcagaaaataaaaacatccaacgtgccttttaaggataccttggaatatctgtctattttttaaccatcacaccttagtttacgacaaaaacaacacaatgacgGCAGCTCCTTCTCCGCGTgggaacctacggacttcagtgggggtttcattccgtcagtgcacggcaccttctcaacgagcaagtgtgcgcctgcagccagagggggcgccaaaatacctattccccaaACAATGTTATGTAGTAGGGCCTACTTCATTGATATCCGCTACGCAgcgccattttttttttactgctcgtggcgccccccatgtgatttggcgccccccacaaatatgccgccccgggcggctgcctggttcgcccgtacctaaaaccgccactgcatgtaaggattagagggggcagtcgatagcaaccaccatagcaattATGACAGTCAAGTGATGTGAACGCAGCCCCCTTGGAAAAAATAGAATACATAGCCTACACAATCAGgggattaattatatttaaattattatgaccatggagcctttatttgctGGTTTACATTGGTtcacatttcgttctgtgtagcatggaaaaatcggagaaacactcccattcagaatgcattggtttacatttcgatATTTGGAGCACCgttatttctatttattttcagtttttgaggaggtgcttcaaaaatGCAAAATGTTCTGCAATCATCcgaaatccaatggaaaaacccgttggcttgttgtcaagggaaccTGCAGGGCGAccctcacttccgggttggccaacatacgtcatccctccgccactctatactgtaaaaacacatgttcaagttgaatgataaattgataatgcatgaatttattctttattcttccatagtaacacggtaaataaatggcaaaaaataggctgagaacgaatttgtATTTGTGATATGTTCAataatacgtttttcagacaaacgtaattgagaatgccgaattgttctctgggaacgtaattttgatgagaaggggttgctctgtcagttgtcaaaatgacagtttctctcaatcaaagcacaaaacagcaCAACTAATGTCCatagccttaacccatacatgttgtgtaattaataaggacacgttggtgtagttgtgttgagtaaGGTCACAGATttcgccgttaatgtgcagccatcgggtctaccgttagccaatgggatgaatagcttcatatattgccgtggagggattaggcctacattagctgcgtttccatctaaaaggtgatgcgaatctttagaaagttcgcaaaaaagtaatttgaattaggtgcgtttccatcaggTGGTTGGAGCGGGTAACAATCCTAGTTCTGCCTGGAGGTGGCGCtgtaggcaaaaaaaaaaaaaaaaactgcggCCGGCCGGCAGCTCCGGAGCGGGGAGCTCGGAGGCAGTCCTGCAGCTCAGCtgagctcccggagtacaatccttttcttctccatgtcgcggttcatagAGTTCAGAaagtcaatgccaaagttccttccccccaattcttctcaaccatggccgaggtatcccccactacgagtctttacttgtggaagtaccagagacgtcagacatagtctttattattcataatatcatccgaggcgcacatagcttttggccgttatatAAGATAGATTCTATAAATAcctgtatataatattattattatgttctattatatattatatagatatagagctccaggagtcagcaaacggcaacaaccccttctcctccatgctgtggttcagtctgacagctcattggtcaatgggcagcagctcatttgcaccaacgctacagacaccagaaacagcgcattctgaagggactgaaacagaggggtaTAGCGATagacaatattttttttcctaaaagctatttggggggtatgcagacacatagcaggcgcccccacccccttttgatctgggcacaaatttgacctaaaacacactctgatattgaatcaaaaaattcattttgagtgcatcaggacagatatccggtgttttttttaaaggcagCCTTCCTAAGATGCTCTGTcagtgtaacatcataccgtgctatAAGAGATCAAGGATACCCAGAAAATGTCAATTTCTAGGATTTCCTAAGTGTTCATTTTGtccccctcagtggcaggtttctATCTACAAGGACGAGTATGCAGTCGATCACTGgagtcaacaggctctctgcaattcgctatcaatagttttacctCGGCATAAGCGGGAtgccaattctttccacatcagataagcatttatgggtaaccacttgtttcatggtgcttcagtatctttgaaagacactgcagaactgttggagtacagtaaccaataggggtgggaaaaataatcgattcttcgatgcatcgcaatactgtgtagaacgattcagtctcgattcagatacgataataatctttttttttacttattaacttttggattattaacagagttataaagtatcaactttataactccgtttttactgggtctattgacataaaacaaagacttgcatagagattgaagtaaaacaaaataaccacaaacaagttcctttATATTTCTTGCTATTATCCGTTATATTGTAGGCTCCATTCTGATCAGTacacagttgcaagacaacagtaacctGTTGTTTTACTAGCAGTAGATTTAgcctcctcttgatacactgacataaaaacgactgtctttcaaccactttgaaaagctttctttcatccctgcgcaccctttctccttcccaatctttcttttctatgttgtgaccctgagggctttcttctctgcctctccatattGAGGTACGTGTCATCAGATGACAATGCGGTTCAAATTAAGACACTCTGGCGCTTGCCTCCAGGGCGTGGTCGAGGGGGCGGCCACTGGAGCgccgtgtggggaggagggggggagggaggcgaaggagcGGGGGGCGCCTTATCAGTGTCGTTCCTTCCTCTGTTATTGATCATCatatcatgtaaacaaacgctgttaaatacagaaaatgacgactcaatttttttttacttctatcGCTTTGGCGGCCCCTCTGGTGCGGCGCCCCTATGCGCCGCATATAGTGCATACCCACTTTTtgcgccactgtgtgtgtgtgtgtgtgtgtgtgtggtgtatgctGCTACTTGAGATAGGCGGTGTGTTTGATCTGGTCAATGACATTGCTTTCAGCGATAAAATCGTTAAGTACCAACCCATGCTGGGAATACTAGGGACCTACGCTATCATTGCAAGCTAGTGGTGTTTATTTTTGGCAGCTTGGGGGTGCGTTTTCACTGGGTTAAGGCTGGCAGGGCTCTcctgtgtgcgcatgtgtccgtgtgtgtgtgtgtgtgtgtgtgtgtgtgtgtgtgtgtgtgtgtgtgtgtgtgtgtgtgtgcgtttttgtgtgtttgtgtgtgtctgtgcgcttgtgtatgtgtgtgtctccatgtgtgtgtgtgtgtgtgtgtgtgtgtgtgtgtgtgtgtgtgtgtgtgtgtggtgtatgctGCTACTTTAGATAGGCGTGTGTTTGACCTGTACCATGACATTGCTTTCAGCGATAAAGTACCAACCCATTCTGGGAAAACTAAGGGACCTACGCTATCAATGCAAGCtagtggtgttttttttggcaGCTTGGGGCATGTTTTCAGTGGGTTATGGCTGGCAGGGCTCtcttgtgtgcacatgtgtgtgtgcgtgtgtgtgtgtgtttgggtaattTCAAAGCAGATGATACAAAGTACAGCAGATCTCAATACCCTTGACGTAGTTTAAGTTCCACTGTTTTAACCTCGACCATAATGACTGGGTCGTGGTGGTTTTATAGCTTTATATGGAACTcctcaattacaattagggcatttagcagacgcttttatccaaagcgacttacatggttaatacacacattgacacaccgacggcagagtcaaccatgcaaggtgacagccagctcgtcaggagcagttaaggttaagtgtctcgctcagggacacaacgacactggaggagctggggatcgaactagcaaccctttTGGTTTCAAGagaactgctctacctcctgagctaagtccgacattttcaacacaaacatttgcTCTGTCTTATCTTATCAGATGACACAGATTATGGGTGTGTTCTGGTGAAGCCCAGCCTTGACCCAATCATCGTTTTAGGTGTAGTTAGCTGTATTCAAAGCCTCCTTCCTCATTCGATCTGTTTTCACTAAGGAGCCCAGCAGCTCAATCTTTATTCTCAGAACCTTTAGAACCGTGTTAATGTTCTGTCTCGGTTCTAAACACTTCCTTTGTGTTTTGGCCAACACCTGAATCTCTTTCTTCAACGGATCTTACTTTCCATCCTTTTGtgcttttatattttcataCGACACGGGCAGCACACATTTTCACCACAGAGAAGATAAGGTAAAGTTTGCGAAATGTCATGTTCCCTTGAGATTATTGGTCATAAATTCTCACTGTATTCATATATTCTAAATTAATCTGTTACCAGTCCCGGTTAAATGTTTCCAGGTTCCTGCTGTAAAAGAGTCATTGATCTCAGAGAGACAACCTGTCTGAATAGAGAATATGGGTCAGAACATCAATTACTAATTTCAATGTGTTGAGGGCATTTTTATATGGAGCCTCTGGTCCAGGATCGGAACAGAACTCACATTGGGTTCCAATGGAAAACAGTTTAGATTAAAACATTCCCTGTTTTGTGCTGAAAGGACGAGTTGTGATGATCTCTTTGACTGTATAAGTATAGTGTGCTTTGGAGGTTTATTGGCACATTAGTGACTTACTGTTGGTTTTATGAGCGTCAATAACGGTACCCTGATCTTTACACTCTTGATGCCAGTGACTCCACTCTGTGGAAGAGACGTTTCAGTGGTTCCCGTTGTGAGGGAGCAACATTTCCACCCACACTAAACACAGTCGGCCATCCCTGAAAGGTCACTACGTTTTCAACTGCTCACAGGTGAGCACTCTGTTGTGGTCAGACCGTACCATCTGGCAGATAAAAGGGGGGAAACTGG comes from the Gadus chalcogrammus isolate NIFS_2021 chromosome 6, NIFS_Gcha_1.0, whole genome shotgun sequence genome and includes:
- the LOC130384120 gene encoding transmembrane protein 106B-like, with protein sequence MGSSRSRTAKPGDDGQDALTTNAESTDTHGEEDGKHGDVSQFPYVEFTGRDSVTCPTCQGTGRIPRGQENQLVALIPYSDQRLRPSRTKLYVTISVSICLLLSSLAVFFLFPRTIDVSYVGVKSAFVSYDSDQRIVFLNITNTLNITNNNYYAISLTNITAQVQFSKTVIGKARINNSTMIAPLGKQQIDYTVPTTIADEMSYMFDYCTLPSIRVHNIVVMMQVTVTTSYFGHAEQVSQEMYQYVDCGGNTTSLHGHVQVYK